Proteins encoded in a region of the Pseudomonas shahriarae genome:
- a CDS encoding MFS transporter, which yields MPSAHQAPRSLPEHNQQSVKQQWLAILSVAVGAFALVTSEFLPVGVLNDVASDLGITAGHAGLMVTLPGIMAALAAPLLSVSIGTMDRRYLLIGLTLIMIIANSVVAFASDFGLLLLGRVLLGISIGGFWATAIALSGRLAPKGVGVAQATSIIMVGVTLATVLGVPVGTWLSGLMGWRMTFLVTALMGVPVLLAQIFLLPRLNPEKAIHIRDLPALFINPQARVGLIAVLLIGLAHFAAYTYVAPFFKHSAGFDGPTIGSLLLLFGVAGVAGNIFAGFAANRSVRHTLLLVALMIGTSTALFPHFATGMTGAAMLIGLWGFAFGAFPACASIWMFVVAPKDVERGMPLFVALFQVIIALGSFFGGRIVDQLGSSVLLSLATVLVGLGFVTVLVLGRNVSNSLAAQPC from the coding sequence ATGCCAAGTGCCCACCAGGCCCCTCGCAGCCTTCCCGAACATAATCAACAGAGTGTCAAACAGCAGTGGCTGGCGATTCTCTCCGTGGCCGTAGGTGCCTTCGCCCTGGTAACCAGTGAGTTTCTGCCGGTGGGTGTGCTCAATGATGTCGCCAGCGACTTGGGTATCACTGCCGGTCACGCCGGGCTGATGGTGACCCTGCCCGGCATCATGGCCGCCCTCGCCGCGCCTTTGCTGTCGGTCAGCATTGGCACCATGGACCGTCGCTATTTATTGATCGGCCTGACGCTGATCATGATCATCGCCAACTCGGTGGTGGCTTTTGCCAGCGACTTTGGCCTGCTGCTGTTGGGCCGCGTACTGCTGGGCATCAGCATCGGCGGCTTCTGGGCGACCGCCATCGCCCTCAGCGGCCGGCTGGCGCCCAAGGGTGTGGGCGTCGCCCAGGCGACTTCGATCATCATGGTCGGCGTGACCCTCGCCACCGTGCTGGGCGTGCCCGTAGGCACCTGGCTTAGCGGCCTGATGGGCTGGCGCATGACCTTCCTGGTCACCGCGCTGATGGGCGTCCCGGTCCTCCTGGCGCAGATATTTCTGCTGCCACGACTCAACCCGGAGAAAGCCATCCACATCCGCGACCTGCCCGCCTTGTTTATCAACCCCCAAGCGCGGGTCGGATTGATCGCAGTATTGCTTATCGGCCTGGCGCACTTTGCCGCGTACACCTATGTGGCGCCATTCTTCAAGCACAGTGCCGGCTTCGACGGCCCAACGATTGGCTCGTTGCTGTTGCTCTTCGGCGTGGCTGGGGTCGCGGGTAATATTTTTGCCGGCTTTGCCGCCAACCGCAGCGTACGTCACACCCTGTTGCTGGTGGCGCTGATGATCGGCACCAGCACCGCCCTGTTCCCCCACTTCGCCACCGGCATGACCGGCGCAGCCATGTTGATTGGGCTCTGGGGTTTTGCCTTCGGCGCCTTCCCGGCCTGCGCCAGTATCTGGATGTTTGTCGTGGCGCCCAAGGATGTCGAACGCGGCATGCCGCTCTTCGTCGCCCTGTTCCAGGTGATTATTGCCCTGGGTTCATTCTTCGGTGGGCGGATCGTCGACCAGTTGGGCAGCTCGGTGCTCCTGAGCCTTGCCACGGTGCTGGTGGGCTTGGGTTTTGTGACGGTGCTGGTGCTGGGACGCAATGTCAGCAACAGCCTTGCGGCCCAGCCCTGCTGA
- a CDS encoding LysR family transcriptional regulator yields the protein MIETRLLRQFIAVAEELHFHKAAIRLHMAQPPLSQAINRLEGKLGFSLFTRSKRGVKLTPAGGVFLDAAYSTLNELERGIEHARQVAEGIAGKLTVTAVSITYYASLLSSLRRFRETFPKVQLVIKEMPSASQAKAIVSGEADIAFMRKLPIAAQNVESRLLLDEQIVMALPADHSKADAGQIDLRDFAGEDFVFTPQALGSGYHSQLIALCEAAGFYPRVVQEAAQLHTLIGLVACGFGVALVPESIANSIMRDKVVFRRIGPVGAAPNPAIGLYLSWNTDNQSPLLDSFISLLDFGATAVPATTD from the coding sequence ATGATCGAAACCCGCCTGCTGCGCCAGTTCATTGCCGTGGCTGAAGAGCTGCACTTTCATAAGGCGGCGATACGCCTGCACATGGCCCAACCGCCGCTGAGCCAGGCCATCAACCGCCTGGAGGGCAAGCTGGGGTTCAGCCTGTTTACCCGCAGCAAACGCGGGGTAAAACTGACCCCGGCCGGTGGCGTATTCCTCGATGCCGCCTACAGCACCCTCAACGAATTGGAGCGGGGTATCGAGCACGCGCGCCAGGTAGCCGAGGGGATTGCGGGCAAACTGACGGTGACTGCGGTGTCGATCACCTACTACGCGTCACTGCTCAGTAGCCTGCGCCGGTTTCGCGAGACCTTCCCCAAGGTGCAATTGGTCATCAAGGAGATGCCCTCCGCCAGCCAGGCCAAGGCCATTGTGTCGGGGGAAGCGGATATTGCTTTCATGCGCAAGTTGCCGATTGCGGCGCAAAACGTCGAGTCGCGCCTGTTGCTGGACGAACAGATCGTGATGGCATTGCCCGCCGACCACTCCAAGGCTGACGCTGGCCAGATCGACTTGCGGGACTTCGCCGGGGAAGACTTCGTGTTCACCCCCCAGGCCCTGGGCAGCGGCTATCACAGCCAGTTGATCGCCCTGTGTGAAGCCGCCGGTTTTTACCCCAGGGTGGTGCAGGAAGCCGCGCAGCTCCATACCTTGATCGGCCTGGTGGCCTGTGGCTTCGGCGTTGCCCTGGTGCCGGAGTCGATTGCCAACTCGATCATGCGCGACAAGGTCGTGTTTCGCCGGATCGGCCCGGTCGGCGCCGCCCCCAACCCGGCCATCGGCCTGTACCTGAGCTGGAACACCGACAACCAATCACCGTTGCTCGACAGTTTTATCTCCCTGCTCGACTTCGGCGCCACCGCTGTGCCAGCGACCACCGATTAG
- a CDS encoding CaiB/BaiF CoA transferase family protein encodes MQALQGVKIVDLSRALSGPFCTMVLADLGADVIKIESGPDGDMSRTWGPFDRGVSTYYLSCNRNKRGMCIDLRNPKGLATLQQLIDDADVVIENFKPGTLHSMGLGYEVLSARNPRLVLGSINAFGADGPMSSWPGFDQIAQGYSGLMSLTGFGDGDPTRTGTAIGDLTSGMWLVTAVLGALLERERSGRGQHVSTSLLASLVGLLSVHGQRYLSLGDVPRRTGNAHSVIAPYGVFQTLDGPLNLAPITSAMWGRLCILLDLPGLPDDPRFATNEARVERRDELRDILEDRLKTRSKREWTALFVDAGLPAGPINTLDEVFADPQVLHSQLTETLTHPTLGALRQVVTPVFGSTASGASRPPPLLGEHTVEILRETGFDSASINALLDAKVVFQNSVDSPCTQSTGTAQ; translated from the coding sequence ATGCAAGCTTTGCAAGGCGTGAAAATCGTCGACCTGAGTCGCGCACTGTCGGGGCCGTTCTGCACCATGGTGCTGGCAGATCTGGGTGCCGATGTGATCAAGATCGAGTCCGGCCCCGATGGCGACATGAGCCGTACCTGGGGGCCCTTTGACCGGGGCGTGAGCACCTACTATCTATCGTGCAACCGCAACAAGCGCGGCATGTGCATTGACCTGCGCAACCCCAAGGGGCTGGCCACCCTCCAGCAACTGATTGATGACGCCGATGTGGTCATCGAGAACTTCAAGCCCGGCACGCTGCACAGCATGGGCCTCGGTTATGAGGTGCTCAGCGCCCGCAATCCACGACTGGTGCTGGGCAGCATCAACGCCTTTGGCGCCGATGGGCCGATGAGCAGTTGGCCGGGCTTCGACCAGATCGCCCAGGGCTACTCGGGGCTGATGAGCCTGACCGGTTTCGGCGATGGCGACCCGACGCGCACCGGCACCGCTATTGGCGACCTGACGTCGGGCATGTGGCTGGTGACAGCCGTGCTGGGCGCGCTGCTGGAGCGCGAGCGCAGCGGGCGTGGCCAGCATGTCAGCACCTCGCTGTTGGCCAGCCTGGTCGGCTTGTTGAGTGTGCATGGCCAACGCTACCTCAGCCTCGGGGACGTGCCGCGCCGCACCGGCAACGCCCATTCGGTGATTGCGCCTTATGGCGTGTTCCAGACCCTGGATGGCCCGCTCAATCTGGCGCCGATTACCTCGGCCATGTGGGGGCGCCTGTGCATACTGCTGGATTTGCCCGGGCTGCCGGACGATCCACGGTTCGCCACCAATGAAGCGCGGGTCGAACGTCGTGATGAATTACGCGATATTCTCGAAGACCGCTTGAAAACCCGCAGCAAACGCGAGTGGACCGCTCTGTTTGTCGACGCAGGATTACCCGCAGGCCCGATCAATACCCTCGATGAGGTGTTCGCCGACCCACAGGTGCTGCACAGCCAACTGACTGAAACACTTACCCATCCGACCCTCGGCGCCCTGCGCCAGGTGGTGACCCCGGTGTTTGGCAGCACTGCCAGCGGTGCCAGCCGCCCACCGCCACTGCTGGGTGAACACACCGTCGAAATCCTGCGTGAAACCGGCTTCGACAGCGCCTCGATCAACGCACTGCTCGACGCAAAGGTCGTGTTCCAGAACTCCGTCGACAGCCCCTGCACCCAATCAACAGGAACCGCACAATGA
- a CDS encoding FMN-dependent NADH-azoreductase codes for MKSVLLINASPNGQVSHANQLALELVDTLRQRHPTLELVERDLGTHPLPPLGMDYARGLATTTPFDAPAFEVSETLIRELEGCDILLIATPMHNFTLPAALKLWIDYVLRIHRTFSSGPEGKTGLLNNRAVYVLVGSGGFHQGASARQPDFLTPYLRQVLGTLGLFDPHFTYLQGLVFGEEAVQAALQESRARLSLESLFNPLMGT; via the coding sequence ATGAAGAGTGTTCTATTGATCAACGCCAGCCCCAATGGCCAGGTTTCCCATGCGAACCAGTTGGCACTGGAACTGGTGGACACCCTTCGCCAGCGCCACCCGACGCTCGAACTGGTCGAACGTGACCTGGGCACACACCCACTGCCACCGCTCGGCATGGATTACGCCCGGGGCCTGGCGACGACCACGCCGTTCGACGCGCCGGCTTTCGAGGTTTCCGAAACGCTGATCCGCGAGCTGGAAGGTTGCGATATCCTGCTGATTGCCACGCCAATGCACAATTTCACGCTGCCCGCTGCACTCAAGCTGTGGATCGACTACGTCCTGCGTATTCACCGCACATTCAGCTCAGGGCCCGAGGGCAAGACCGGTCTGCTGAACAACCGTGCGGTGTATGTGCTGGTGGGTTCCGGTGGTTTTCATCAGGGCGCGTCGGCACGGCAACCGGACTTCCTGACACCTTACCTGCGCCAGGTACTGGGCACCCTCGGGCTGTTCGACCCGCACTTCACCTACCTCCAGGGCCTGGTATTCGGTGAGGAAGCGGTCCAAGCAGCGCTCCAGGAGAGCCGTGCCCGGCTGTCACTGGAGTCACTGTTCAACCCACTGATGGGTACCTGA
- a CDS encoding LysR family transcriptional regulator, protein MTKEVPMDLRQLRYFVKVIECGNITRASEALHIAQPAISQQMRNLELDMGMPLLERSVHGVVATAAGQTLYRHAIELLRQADGTREMLRQDADFPQGKVSVGMPSSTARMLAIPLARAIGQRYPGIKLELIDAPSAELGRLITVGRVALAVNVDVVETRGMAFQRLLTETLYLVAWPEFELAEDPVSIEALAKMPLVLPCAPNTIRSRVEFALQEAGLKCEVEFEANSTDLLFSAVKAQLGVTILPWAAAHAELGQQRLKLARIDHRLFKRDLSLCWHDTVVESNAVQKVKATIIELFEAFGRQPGWADGQ, encoded by the coding sequence ATGACTAAAGAGGTACCCATGGACCTGCGCCAATTGCGCTACTTCGTCAAAGTCATCGAGTGCGGCAACATTACCCGCGCCAGTGAAGCGCTGCATATTGCGCAGCCCGCAATCAGTCAGCAGATGCGCAATCTGGAACTGGATATGGGCATGCCGCTGCTCGAACGCAGCGTGCACGGCGTAGTCGCCACGGCGGCCGGGCAGACCCTTTACCGGCACGCCATCGAGCTGCTGCGCCAAGCCGATGGCACCCGGGAAATGCTGCGCCAGGACGCCGACTTCCCCCAGGGCAAAGTCTCGGTCGGCATGCCCTCGAGTACCGCACGCATGCTGGCCATTCCCTTGGCGCGCGCGATTGGCCAGCGATATCCCGGCATCAAGCTGGAGTTGATTGACGCCCCCAGCGCCGAACTGGGGCGCCTGATCACCGTGGGGCGGGTGGCACTGGCGGTGAACGTTGATGTGGTCGAAACCCGAGGCATGGCGTTCCAGCGGCTGTTAACTGAAACACTGTATTTGGTGGCCTGGCCGGAATTTGAATTGGCCGAAGACCCGGTGTCGATTGAGGCATTGGCAAAAATGCCGCTGGTGCTGCCGTGTGCGCCGAATACCATCCGCAGCCGGGTCGAGTTTGCCCTGCAGGAGGCCGGCCTCAAATGCGAGGTTGAGTTTGAAGCCAACTCCACCGACCTGTTGTTCTCAGCCGTCAAGGCGCAGTTGGGTGTCACGATCCTGCCGTGGGCGGCGGCCCATGCCGAGCTGGGGCAACAGCGGCTCAAGCTGGCCAGGATCGATCATCGACTGTTCAAGCGCGATCTTTCACTGTGCTGGCATGACACGGTGGTCGAGAGCAATGCGGTACAGAAGGTCAAGGCAACCATCATTGAGCTGTTCGAGGCGTTCGGGCGCCAGCCGGGGTGGGCGGACGGGCAGTGA
- a CDS encoding DUF2165 family protein gives MTTRYAKIVLTLMLAAFAALVAFNNLTDYGSNFAFVKHVLSMDTTFPGNTAMYRAITTPWLWHGAYGLIIAGEALTAVLLARGALAMWRARLGTGRQFDAAKQVAIVGFTAGLLVWFFGFMVIGGEWFLMWQSHQWNGQEAAFKFYMALLGVLIFLNQAEADRD, from the coding sequence ATGACCACCCGCTACGCAAAAATCGTCCTGACCCTGATGCTGGCGGCCTTCGCCGCGCTGGTGGCGTTCAACAACCTTACCGATTACGGCTCCAACTTTGCCTTCGTCAAGCATGTGTTGAGCATGGACACCACCTTTCCGGGTAATACGGCCATGTACCGGGCAATCACCACACCCTGGCTGTGGCATGGCGCCTATGGGCTGATCATCGCCGGCGAAGCCTTGACTGCCGTATTACTGGCCCGTGGGGCGCTGGCAATGTGGCGGGCCAGGCTAGGCACTGGCCGGCAGTTCGATGCCGCCAAACAGGTGGCCATTGTCGGTTTTACTGCGGGCCTGCTGGTGTGGTTTTTCGGCTTCATGGTGATTGGCGGTGAGTGGTTCCTGATGTGGCAATCCCATCAGTGGAACGGCCAGGAAGCGGCATTCAAGTTCTATATGGCGCTGCTTGGGGTGCTGATTTTTCTCAACCAGGCGGAGGCTGATCGCGACTGA
- a CDS encoding SLC13 family permease has translation MNNELLSILVLVVIFGIASVLPINMGALAFAAAFVVGSVILEMTPATIFAGFPSDLFLTLVGVTYLFGIAQNNGTIDWLIERAVLMVRGRVAWIPWVMFVVAALLTGFGALSPAVAAILAPIALNFAVQYRINPVLMGLMVIHGAQGGSFSPVSIFGGITNQIVASSGLPYAPFTLFITSLLFNLGIAMVVFVVFGGLRSARLSLAPVSFGPTLHAAGASLAILGHGGTPASPAYHRTDLTGAGAPLQAVSGLDGAKLSTLIGLLALAISALVFKFNIGLVAMTVAVVLAMFAPTAQKAAIDKVSWSTVLLITGIITYIGVMQTIGTIDYVAHGISGLGEPLLVALLLCFTAAIISSFASSTALLGVIIPLAVPFLSQGHISAVGVVAAIAISTTIVDTSPFSTNGALVVANTPPQEREKVLRSLLIYSAVIALVGPCVAWLTLVVPGLL, from the coding sequence ATGAATAATGAGCTTCTGTCGATTCTGGTGTTGGTGGTCATCTTCGGCATCGCCAGCGTGTTGCCCATCAACATGGGTGCGCTGGCCTTTGCGGCGGCCTTTGTCGTCGGTTCGGTGATATTGGAAATGACCCCGGCGACGATCTTTGCCGGGTTTCCCAGTGACCTGTTCCTGACGCTGGTCGGGGTCACCTATCTGTTCGGCATCGCGCAGAACAACGGCACCATCGACTGGCTGATCGAGCGGGCGGTGTTGATGGTGCGTGGACGCGTCGCCTGGATCCCCTGGGTGATGTTCGTGGTGGCGGCATTGCTGACCGGTTTCGGCGCGCTGAGCCCGGCGGTGGCCGCGATCCTGGCGCCGATTGCGCTGAACTTCGCCGTGCAGTACCGCATCAACCCGGTGTTGATGGGGCTGATGGTGATTCATGGCGCCCAGGGCGGCAGCTTTTCGCCGGTGAGCATTTTCGGTGGCATCACCAATCAGATCGTGGCGTCGTCCGGGCTGCCCTATGCGCCGTTCACGTTGTTCATCACCAGCTTGCTGTTCAACCTGGGGATTGCCATGGTGGTCTTCGTCGTGTTCGGCGGTTTGCGCAGCGCGCGCCTGTCGCTGGCACCGGTCTCGTTCGGCCCCACGTTGCATGCGGCGGGTGCATCCCTGGCGATTCTTGGCCATGGCGGTACGCCGGCTTCCCCGGCCTATCACCGCACCGACCTGACCGGCGCCGGTGCGCCGCTACAGGCTGTCAGTGGCCTGGACGGGGCCAAGCTGTCGACACTGATCGGCTTGTTGGCCCTGGCGATCTCGGCGCTGGTGTTCAAGTTCAATATCGGCCTGGTGGCGATGACGGTCGCGGTGGTGTTGGCCATGTTCGCACCCACGGCGCAGAAGGCGGCCATCGACAAGGTCAGTTGGTCGACGGTGCTGCTGATCACCGGGATCATCACCTACATCGGCGTGATGCAGACCATCGGCACCATCGACTATGTCGCCCATGGCATCTCCGGGCTGGGTGAGCCGCTGCTGGTGGCGTTGCTGCTGTGTTTTACCGCCGCGATCATCTCGTCCTTTGCGTCGTCCACGGCGTTGCTGGGGGTGATCATTCCCCTGGCCGTGCCCTTCTTGAGCCAGGGCCATATCAGTGCGGTCGGCGTGGTCGCGGCCATCGCCATTTCCACCACCATCGTCGACACCAGCCCGTTCTCCACCAACGGCGCACTGGTGGTTGCCAATACACCGCCGCAGGAGCGCGAAAAAGTCTTGCGCAGCCTGCTGATCTACAGCGCAGTGATTGCCCTGGTCGGGCCGTGTGTTGCCTGGCTGACCCTGGTGGTGCCGGGCCTGCTGTGA
- a CDS encoding GNAT family N-acetyltransferase: protein MAYTLGHLEDQQAFAASFNLMRVLRPHVANPAHYVAQLLRQVGQGYRLLAAWEAGQVVGLAGYRELENLLYGRFIYVDDLVVHPDLQRGGLGARLLDAVREEAVQRGCAHFVLDTGLHMPLAQRFYFRQGLLAHGMHFTQRLHTESPA from the coding sequence ATGGCTTATACCCTTGGGCATCTGGAGGACCAGCAGGCCTTCGCGGCCAGTTTCAACCTGATGCGCGTACTGCGACCCCATGTCGCCAACCCGGCCCACTATGTCGCGCAATTGCTGCGCCAGGTCGGGCAAGGCTACCGCCTACTGGCTGCATGGGAAGCTGGGCAGGTGGTGGGCCTGGCCGGTTACCGCGAGTTGGAGAACCTGCTCTACGGGCGCTTCATTTACGTCGATGACCTGGTGGTACACCCCGACCTGCAGCGCGGTGGCCTCGGCGCACGGCTGCTGGACGCCGTGCGCGAAGAAGCCGTGCAGCGCGGTTGCGCGCATTTTGTGCTGGACACCGGGCTGCATATGCCGCTGGCCCAACGTTTCTACTTTCGCCAAGGGCTGCTGGCCCACGGCATGCACTTCACCCAACGCCTTCACACAGAGAGTCCGGCATGA
- a CDS encoding PLP-dependent aminotransferase family protein, with protein MIPPFTLDRSQSAPMYRQLYQRFRESIADGRLRPGDRVPAVRALAAQLNLARGTVEAAYQLLIGEGYLIARGAAGTIVTPQLAAVASPVLPAPVAAPQYSSNHCGALPLALQMGLPALDAFPRKLWTRLAGRQLRQAGLEGLVYPDPRGHAALRTAIASYLGIARGIACRPEQVFVCAGYRACLDLISHTLMRPGDRCWLEEPGYFMARNTLREAGVQLVPVAVDEQGLDVVQGIARCADARFAVVTPTHQSPLGVSLSLPRRLALLDWASRQGSWIIEDDYDSEYRYQGRPLPALKSLDQQGRVLYTGTFSKVLFPGLRLAYLVVPQAQSDAFARQADRLHNHCPQLLQATVSAFLYEGHFARHLKKMRTLYARRRQWLVDALQQQFGERLSINLQAGGMHLIAGLSEGDDVELAQRARAIGLAVEPLSQWYLEARPRHGLVLGFTNIASAEQAAAVALRLAQVIT; from the coding sequence ATGATTCCTCCCTTTACGCTGGACCGTAGCCAGAGCGCGCCGATGTATCGCCAGCTTTACCAGCGATTTCGCGAATCCATTGCCGATGGCCGCCTGCGCCCGGGGGATCGCGTGCCTGCCGTACGCGCGTTGGCGGCGCAGTTGAACCTGGCGCGTGGCACGGTAGAAGCGGCTTACCAGTTGTTGATAGGGGAGGGTTACCTGATTGCGCGGGGCGCCGCCGGGACGATTGTCACGCCGCAACTGGCTGCCGTTGCCTCGCCCGTACTCCCGGCCCCGGTTGCTGCGCCGCAGTACTCGTCCAATCATTGCGGGGCGCTGCCGTTGGCACTGCAGATGGGGCTGCCCGCACTGGATGCATTTCCCCGCAAGCTCTGGACCCGGCTGGCCGGTCGTCAACTGCGCCAGGCCGGCCTCGAGGGGCTGGTGTACCCGGACCCGCGTGGCCATGCAGCATTGCGCACAGCCATTGCCAGCTACCTGGGGATTGCCCGAGGGATTGCCTGCCGCCCGGAACAGGTGTTCGTCTGCGCGGGCTATCGCGCGTGCCTGGACCTGATCAGCCACACGCTGATGCGCCCCGGCGATCGCTGCTGGCTGGAAGAGCCGGGCTACTTCATGGCGCGCAACACACTCCGGGAGGCCGGCGTGCAGTTGGTGCCGGTTGCCGTGGATGAGCAGGGGCTTGATGTCGTGCAAGGCATCGCCCGCTGTGCGGATGCACGCTTTGCCGTGGTCACGCCGACCCACCAGAGCCCGCTGGGTGTATCACTGTCCCTGCCGCGCCGGCTGGCACTGCTGGACTGGGCCAGTCGCCAAGGCAGTTGGATCATCGAGGATGATTACGACAGCGAATACCGCTATCAGGGCCGGCCCTTGCCTGCGCTCAAGAGCCTCGACCAGCAGGGGCGGGTGCTCTATACCGGCACCTTTAGCAAGGTGTTGTTTCCGGGCCTGCGCCTGGCCTATCTGGTGGTGCCGCAGGCGCAAAGCGACGCCTTCGCCCGCCAGGCTGACCGCCTGCACAACCACTGCCCGCAGCTTCTCCAGGCGACGGTCAGCGCCTTCCTCTACGAGGGGCACTTTGCACGGCATTTGAAAAAAATGCGCACGCTCTACGCGCGCCGCCGCCAGTGGCTGGTCGATGCGCTGCAGCAACAGTTCGGCGAACGGCTGTCGATCAACCTCCAGGCCGGAGGCATGCACCTGATTGCGGGCCTGAGTGAAGGGGATGATGTTGAACTCGCTCAGCGCGCCCGGGCCATTGGCCTCGCTGTCGAGCCGCTGTCGCAGTGGTACCTCGAGGCCAGGCCCAGGCACGGCCTGGTACTGGGTTTTACCAACATCGCCAGCGCTGAACAGGCTGCCGCGGTGGCGCTTCGATTGGCTCAAGTCATCACCTAG
- the scpB gene encoding methylmalonyl-CoA decarboxylase — protein MNPAATATVTVHPVDERIARLVFSNPAQRNALSAQLLQSLDESLQTLAAQRIPVVILGSEVGHSVWSAGHDIRELQHDRDPIAYGKPLERVIRRIRAYPGVVIALVSGSVWGGAVDLVMSCDLVVADPSASFAMTPVNIGLPYTTSGLLRFFNNLPIHVLKEMFFTAHKLDAQRAERFGLVNRLVDSDVLEATALELAQGIASKAPLAVAAVKEQLRILEDLQPMPVQAMEQIAELRRQACESADFGEGLAAFAERRPAVFSGR, from the coding sequence ATGAATCCCGCTGCTACTGCCACCGTGACCGTCCACCCAGTCGATGAGCGCATCGCGCGACTGGTCTTCAGCAACCCCGCACAACGCAATGCACTCAGCGCACAACTATTGCAGTCACTCGATGAGAGCCTGCAGACCCTGGCGGCACAACGCATCCCGGTGGTGATCCTGGGCAGCGAAGTCGGCCACTCGGTATGGAGTGCCGGCCACGACATCCGTGAACTGCAACACGACCGCGACCCGATTGCCTACGGCAAGCCGCTGGAGCGGGTCATACGTCGCATCCGTGCTTATCCCGGTGTGGTGATCGCCCTGGTATCCGGCTCGGTGTGGGGTGGTGCGGTGGACCTGGTGATGAGCTGCGACCTGGTCGTCGCGGACCCCAGCGCCAGCTTTGCCATGACCCCGGTGAATATTGGCTTGCCGTACACCACCAGCGGCTTGCTGCGCTTTTTCAACAATTTGCCGATTCATGTGTTGAAGGAAATGTTCTTCACGGCGCACAAGCTTGATGCGCAGCGTGCGGAACGCTTTGGCCTGGTCAACCGCCTGGTCGACAGCGATGTATTGGAAGCGACTGCGCTGGAGCTGGCGCAAGGTATTGCCAGCAAGGCGCCCCTGGCGGTTGCGGCGGTCAAGGAACAGCTGCGCATCCTTGAAGACCTGCAACCGATGCCGGTGCAGGCGATGGAACAGATTGCCGAACTGCGCCGACAAGCCTGTGAAAGCGCCGACTTTGGCGAAGGCCTGGCAGCCTTTGCCGAGCGCCGGCCGGCGGTGTTCAGCGGTCGCTAG